ATAAGTTTATTTCTAGTTCATCAATTTGGAGGATTTGGGTCGATATGGCACAAAATTTTCCATAAAATGCAAGGTGAAGATCTATAGTACTCATGTTGGAATTTAGGATATTCAAGTATAAAATAAACTCAAATTAGAGAAAATATTGATAAGTGTGATGAAAGTTACTCTCTTACATTTCGGGTTTAGCGACTATACAATTCAATTGGCTAATCAATTAGCCAGATATGTTGATTTGACACTGATTCATTCAGAAAAAATATATGCTCAGTATCAAAATTTTCTCGCTCCCAATATTCGCGTAATTCAAGTTGAGAAACCACGGATTCGCGATCTGCGTAACTTCTCAGTAATGTCTTCACTTATGGGAATAATTCGCGAAATAAATCCCGATGTATTGCACGTTCAAGAAAATAACGATCCTTGGTACGACTTTACACTTTTATTCAATCAAATGCCGCCTTTGGTAACGACGATTCATGATGTATTTCCGCACCCAGGCGATCGCGATTTAATTTTTGGGGTACAGTATACTCGGAGAATTGCTTTTTACCGTTCCCAACAATTAATCGTTCATGCTAACTTACTCAAAGATGTGCTGGTACAACAATTTCGCGTACCATCACAACGAGTCAAGGTCTTACCTCACGGCGAACTAGGTAGTTTATTTCATCATCGGGCAGGAAGTCAAGTAGTTCCACGGGAACCGAATACGTTGCTGTTTTTCGGGCGTATATGGCTCTATAAAGGCTTAAAGTATTTACTGGAAGCTATCCCTTTAGTTGCCGAACGCATTCCCGAAATTAAGCTGATTATTGCTGGACGCGGCGAAAAGATCGATGAATTATTAACAGGGGTAGATCCAAAATACTATGAGGTTTTAAACGATTATATTCCCAGTGAAGCTGTAGCTGGTTTATTTCAGCGTAGTACTGCGGTGATTCTACCTTACATTGAATCTTCTCAAAGCGGAGTAGCTGCGATCGCCTATTCTTTGGGTACACCAGTCATTGCTTCTGATATTGGCGGTTTGGGAGAGATGATTAGACACAAACAAGATGGATTGCTTGTACCCCCTGGCAATGTTCGCGCTTTAGCTGATGCGATCGTGCGGCTCTTGAGCGATCCTAACTTACAAATACAAATTCAACAAGCAGCCTTAGAACGTTCTCAGGAAGACTTGAATTGGTCAAATATTGCGGCTCAGACTATTGAAGTTTACCATCAAGCAATCGCTGCTAGCAAAAAAGTTGGCGTAAGTGTATGAACAAGCGCCTACTACTGGCTGAAAAAGCCTTCACCATTATATCTTTAATCCACTACTCAGGAGGTCCATTAGTTCTCATTCTGACTGGAGGAGCAAGTGAAGGAGATGGCTCGACAGGCGGTTCTGATTTTGCCTTAATTCAGTTAGTTTTTCTAGTTATTTATTTCATAAATTTTTGCTTACTTATTCTCCGATGGAAAAAAGTAATTCAATTAGTAACTAAAGATATATCTGTCTGGTTATTACTCGGCGTGGCTGCATTTTCATTTTTTTGGTCTTACGATCCAACTATAACTAAAAGTCGAGTTATTGCTCTATTTGGAACCATTCTTTTTTCACTTTACTTAGCCAGTCGCTACAGTTTAAAAGAGCAGTTAGAGCTACTAGGATGGACATTTGGCATCATCATTGTCACCAGTTTTTTATTGGGTATAGCATTACCAAACTATGGCAAGATGGAGGGAGTACATTGGGGGAAATGGCGAGGAATTTATAGCCATAAAAATGTTCTTGGCAAGGTAATGACTCCTAGCGCTATAGTGTTTTTATTGCTGGCAATGAAAGCACAAGCAAAGAGTTGGATTTTTTGGGGAGGATTGAGTAGCTCAGTATTACTAATCATATTGTCCAAATCATCATCAGCATTACTCAATATAATAATTTTGATATCTGCATTGTTACTGTTTCAGATATTAAAGTGGCGCTCTGACTTCATGCTTACTGCACTATTAGGTATTTTAAGCATCAGTATAATTTTATATACATTAGTGACTACGAATGCCGCAACTATAACAGCTTTGTTCGGTAAAGATTTAACTCTTAGCGGGCGCACAAATTTTTGGCCATTGATATTAGATAAAATTGCACAACAGCCTTGGCTGGGTTATGGATTTGGTGCTTTTTGGAAAGGATTTGATGGACCTTCTGACTATATCTGGCATGCCTCATCTTTCAAAGCGCCAAATAGTCATAATGGCTATTTAGATTTATGTCTTGAATTGGGATTAGTTGGATTGTCAATATATCTAATCGGATATTTTATCAGCTTACAGAAAGCACTATTTTATGTCAGGGCAGTCAAAACATATGATGGATTTTTTCCAGCATTATTTCTG
Above is a genomic segment from Merismopedia glauca CCAP 1448/3 containing:
- a CDS encoding glycosyltransferase family 4 protein; amino-acid sequence: MKVTLLHFGFSDYTIQLANQLARYVDLTLIHSEKIYAQYQNFLAPNIRVIQVEKPRIRDLRNFSVMSSLMGIIREINPDVLHVQENNDPWYDFTLLFNQMPPLVTTIHDVFPHPGDRDLIFGVQYTRRIAFYRSQQLIVHANLLKDVLVQQFRVPSQRVKVLPHGELGSLFHHRAGSQVVPREPNTLLFFGRIWLYKGLKYLLEAIPLVAERIPEIKLIIAGRGEKIDELLTGVDPKYYEVLNDYIPSEAVAGLFQRSTAVILPYIESSQSGVAAIAYSLGTPVIASDIGGLGEMIRHKQDGLLVPPGNVRALADAIVRLLSDPNLQIQIQQAALERSQEDLNWSNIAAQTIEVYHQAIAASKKVGVSV
- a CDS encoding O-antigen ligase family protein; the protein is MNKRLLLAEKAFTIISLIHYSGGPLVLILTGGASEGDGSTGGSDFALIQLVFLVIYFINFCLLILRWKKVIQLVTKDISVWLLLGVAAFSFFWSYDPTITKSRVIALFGTILFSLYLASRYSLKEQLELLGWTFGIIIVTSFLLGIALPNYGKMEGVHWGKWRGIYSHKNVLGKVMTPSAIVFLLLAMKAQAKSWIFWGGLSSSVLLIILSKSSSALLNIIILISALLLFQILKWRSDFMLTALLGILSISIILYTLVTTNAATITALFGKDLTLSGRTNFWPLILDKIAQQPWLGYGFGAFWKGFDGPSDYIWHASSFKAPNSHNGYLDLCLELGLVGLSIYLIGYFISLQKALFYVRAVKTYDGFFPALFLVYIVLANLTESTLIIQNNFFLVIQFAIFFSISLPQKEPRKFTPEKYHKIKQIPII